One Bacillota bacterium genomic window, GGTGCTCGCCCTCGGCCAGGGAATCCGGCTCGCGGAGCGAGAGAAGGCATCGAGGTTCCCGAGCACGGTGTCCCCGGGTGAGAGGTGGGCGGAGGTGTGGCAGATAGCACCCTCCGGGCAGTCGGGGGATTTCGATTACGTGGTCAAGGTTGAGTCGCGCAGCGCAGAAGAAAGGTTCGCGACTGGACGGGTGCGTGTGCCTGAGCTTGCTTCACGAATCCTCGTGCAGGCGCCAACGGTGATGCGGGAGGCGGGCGAGTTCTTCACCGTGGACGTGGTGGGACGGAATCTGGCGGGTCTTGAGGAGATGCGCCTGGACGTGCGGTTTGATCCCTCTATTCTCGAGGCCGTCTTTGTATCCAAGGGAACGGCTTTCGTGGACGAAGACGCGGTGGCCTCCTGGGAGGAGGGGGTGATCGACAACTCGACGGGTGTTGTGAAGGGAGTCTCAGGACGGTTCCGGAAGGCGCGGGACGTCACGGGCATCCTCGCGACCATCAGTTTCCGCGCGAGGACTCCAGGGGCGTGCCACATCTTGCTGGAGAACGTGTTGCTCGCCCGAAGCGGTGGGGCGGCTCTTCCGGTCTCTGTGCAAGGCGCCTCCGTGACAGTGCGAAACCACGACTGACGATGAAGAGGCGGAACACAACGGGCGGACTACAGCGGATCCTAGCTGTATTGGGGGGAATGCAATGAGCACGAAAACGCGCATCGGCCTACCTGCGAAAGCGCTGTGCATCATAGTGATGTCGGTGACGCTCGTCGCCGTGCCTTTCGCAGGGATGGCGGCCGAAGTAAAGGACGTTCCGAAGGATCACTGGGCATACCAGGCCGTGAAGATGCTCGTGGACAAGGGCTATCTAGCGTTGTACGGAGACGGAACGTTTCAAGGCGGAAGATCGGTCGACAGGTACACGCTTGCCGTAGTGATAGCGAAGATCCTCAACGAGATCGAGACGGGGAAGGTCGGCGCGACGCCCGAAGACGTCGAACTCCTCAGAAAGCTGTCCGGGGAGTTTCGGCAGGAACTCGTCCAGGTAGCGAACGATCTGGGCGTTTTCAAGAAATCCCTTGACGAGCAGGCGCGAGCTCAGGTCGTCATCAAAGAGGACCTCGCCCGGCTCACCTATACCCAAGGTCAGATGAGGGCCGAAGTGCAGAAGATGATCGCGGAAATCACCGCATCGACGGCAAAGAGCGTGGCCGCCGCAGACCAGAGAGCCCGTCAGGCCGAGGAGGGGCTTTCCGCGAGGATAGATGAGAACGAACGCGAAGTCAGCCGCTTGGCAGATGAGCTCGTGAAGGGGTTTGACAGCGCCCAGGCGTCCATCGCGGACCTCGCCGGTCGAATGGACGCGGCCGACAAGGGCCTTTCCGGCCGCCTAGATGCTCACGACGGAAAGCTCTCGCAGCTCGACGAGGATCTTTCCGCGGCGATCTTGCGCTTGAGCACCGTTGAACCCCAGCTCGCGCTGGTCACGGAGGGGCTGGTGACTGCCAAGCGCGACCTCGGGAAGAGCATCGAGACCCTCAGTCTGGGTCTCTCCGCGACCAACGACGACCTCCTCGCAACCAAGAACGGGCTCTCCGCTTTGCAGGAGGACGTGAGGAGACTGCAAGCCGAGGTCGGCATGAGCGTGGCCGAGCTCAACGCGGCTGACGCAGAGCTGGAGCAGAGCTTGGGTGAAGTCGCCGGGAAGGCGCTCACGCTTGAACAAGGCCTTTCGACGGAGCGCGCGGCGAGACTGTCGACTGACACGTCCCTCCAAACGGCGCTTGCGGACCTCGCTGCCGACTTCGCCGCGTACAAGGCGCAGACCGCCAAGGACGTGGACTCTCTGCGGAAGGAGAACGGCCTCCTCAAGGTGCTCCTGGCAGCCGTGGCCGTGCTCGGCCTGGTGATCAAGTAAGGGCTCGCAGGTGGCATGAGTCGTTCATGAGAAGCACCCTTGGGGCTTTCCCGGGGCAGTATTCGACGGCGGAGAGAGACCCGTTTGTTAGGCGTATCCTATGGCGAGAGTCGGGTGTTATCCCCAGCGCGTCACACAGCACCATCTTGACGGGGCCGGCGTGGCTCACGACGCAGATTGAGGCGTCCGGATGGGCCGAGACGAGCTCCATGACCTTCGGCACAACCCTGTCCATCAGGTTGGCGTAAGACTCGCCTCCTGGGATGGGGTTGTTTGTCGTGTCCTCGAGCCATCGCGAGACATCCGAAGATCGGGTCCTTTGGAGCTCTTCGAAACTCATTCCTTCCCATTCCCCCATGTCTATCTCCCGCAGCTCCCTCAACTCCACGACCGGCACGCCATGGGGTCTCGCTATGGCCTGAGCAGTCGCGACCGCCCGAGACAAGTCGCTCGCGTACACGGCGGCGAGGCTCTCCCGCGCTAGCCTGTGGGACAGCCTCTCCGCCTGGAGCTCCCCTCCAGCAGAGAGAGGGATGTCGCGATGTCCTTGGAATCGGTGGGCTGCGTTCCATTCGGTTTCTCCGTGTCTCACAAGGAACACTCGAGTGGTCACCGGCATCCTCAGCCTCCTCAACGTGACGACGTCGTGACAGACTGTCGTGCGTTTCGACGCCCTCCTGTCAATCTCCTGCTGAGCGAAGATGAGGGCAGCGCTTGGGCGCGACAAGCCGCGAGCCGGCATACTACCTGTTGCCAAAGGGAGATACTCACGGAAGGAGCTTTGGTCTTGGCAACGAATCCAAAGGAGGTGAGGTGAGGGGACATGGTGCGGGCGTTCCTCTTCGGCGGTCGCGACGGGGCCTCGCTTCCTCTGGAGGACGAGTCCGGGATAGAACGGGCCACCCGGCGTGGGGAGGGCGTCTTGTGGGTTGATCTTCAGGCCCCGGAGGAGGACGAATTCCAGATGCTGTCGCGCGTCTTCCACTTCCATCCTCTGTCCATCGAGGACTGCCGAGCCTACAGCGAGTTCCCCAAGGTGGATGAGTTCTCCGACTATCTGTTCGTAGTAACCCACTATGTGGAGTGCGCCGCCGACGAGACCTGTGACAGGCTTTCCATCGGAGAGCTCGACATATTCGTGGGGCAGGCGTTCGTCGTAACGGTCCACACGCGGCCCGCCGCCATCGTGGACCGGTGCATCGAAAGGTTCCGGGAGCATCCCGAGACGCCTGCGATGGGGCCCGACTTCTTGGTTCACGCGCTTCTCGACGAGTTGGTCGACGCTTTCGTGCCTCTGCTCGACCGATGGGACGACTTGCTCGAGGACACCGAGGAGGCTCTTCTCATGGGGCGCACCGGAGACGTTCTTCAGCGGCTTACCGCCATAAGGAGGAGCATCCTCCGAGCTCGAAAGAGCTTCACGCCCACGAGAGAAGTGGTGGGAAGGTTGGCCCGGCGAGACGTGGCTTTCATATCGGAACAAGCCGCATGGTACTTCAGGGACGTTTCAGACCACGCCCTCAGGATCCACGGCATGCTCGACTCGGCGAGAGACGCGGTCGCCAACCTGTTCGAGCTCTACATGTCCATGTCGTCTCATAGAGCCAACCTGGTGATGAAGAGACTCACGATAGTCGCCACGGTGTTCCTGCCCCTCACGTTCATCGCGGGGGTGTACGGCATGAACTTTAGGTACATGCCGGAACTCGAATGGCGGTACGGTTACCTGATGGCATGGATCGTGATGCTTCTCGTAGGGGGAGGTTTCCTTGTCTACTTCAGGCGAAGGGGCTGGTTCTAAACCCGGTGTCAAGCCGGACATCAAAGGCTTTCTTCCGGACGAGATGCGCGATTTCCTAGTGGAAATGGGCGAGCCCTCGTATAGGGCAACGCAGGTTTTCTCGTGGATACACCGGAAGGGCGTCTCGTCGCTAGATGAAATGACGAACATACCGCTCGCGCTGCGCCGGAGAATCGGCGAGGTCGCGCGCATCACGAACCTCGAGATCATTTCGCGGAGGCTTGGGGCGGAGGGCACGGTCAAGTATCTCTTGGGGCTTGCCGACGGCAACTGCGTGGAGGCGGTGAGGATGAAGTACGGGTACGGCACGTCGGCGTGCGTTTCGACGCAGGTGGGCTGCAAGATGGGATGCGCCTTCTGCGCGTCTGGAGTCGGGGGATTCGTGCGGAACCTGGGCCCAGGCGAGATAGTGGACCAGGTCCTCAAGATGAACGCGGACTTTGCCCCGGCGCCCCAGGAGGGGTCACGGGTGGGGTGGGTCGTGCTGATGGGAACAGGCGAGCCGCTCGACAACTACGGTGCCTCCGTGAAGGCGCTCCGTATCCTCAACGCCAAGGAGGGCCTGAACTTGAGCTTCCGCCGCATGACCGTGTCTACGTGCGGCCTGGTCCCCGGCATGAGGCGGCTTGCCGAAGAAGGGATTCCCGTCACTCTTTCAGTATCCTTGCACGCCCCTACGGACGACCTGCGCGACGAGATCATGCCGATCAACAAACGTTACCCCATCCCGGAGTTGATGGAGGCCGCGTCTTTCTATGCGGGCCGCACGGGGCGACGAGTCACTTTCGAATACGCGTTGATTCGAGGGGTCAATGACGGCCCTGAGCAGGCAAGTCAGCTTGCTGGACTGCTGAGAGGCATGCTCGCCCATGTCAACCTGATCCCTCTGAACCCCGTCACGGAAAAGGGCTTTCAGCGCTCGTCTCGTGAGACGACAATGCGTTTCTTCGCCATTCTGAAGCGCGCGCGGATTCCTGTGTCCGTGAGACGAGAACTCGGTCTCGACATCGACGCCGCGTGCGGGCAGCTCCGCCGCAGATATTGCAGGTGAGCATCGGCGGAGATATACTGCGACTGGGAACACGCGCACGGCTTTGCCGGAAGGTTCGGGGGGCTTGGTGATGAGCTTCCTCACACGGGTTGAACGGGCGATCGAGGAGGTAGTCGAGGGCATCTTCCGCCGTGCCCGCGACGCCACCCATCCTGTGGAGATAGGGCGGTACCTCGTGCGCGAGATGGAGGACGAAAAGAGGATCTCGGTGTCGCGTACCTACGTGCCCAATCGCTACAGGGTGAAGCTGCACGCAAGGGATGTCGATTACCTTGGGCCGCTCGCGCGCACCTTATCGCGCGAGCTCTCGGGCCACGTAA contains:
- a CDS encoding S-layer homology domain-containing protein → MSTKTRIGLPAKALCIIVMSVTLVAVPFAGMAAEVKDVPKDHWAYQAVKMLVDKGYLALYGDGTFQGGRSVDRYTLAVVIAKILNEIETGKVGATPEDVELLRKLSGEFRQELVQVANDLGVFKKSLDEQARAQVVIKEDLARLTYTQGQMRAEVQKMIAEITASTAKSVAAADQRARQAEEGLSARIDENEREVSRLADELVKGFDSAQASIADLAGRMDAADKGLSGRLDAHDGKLSQLDEDLSAAILRLSTVEPQLALVTEGLVTAKRDLGKSIETLSLGLSATNDDLLATKNGLSALQEDVRRLQAEVGMSVAELNAADAELEQSLGEVAGKALTLEQGLSTERAARLSTDTSLQTALADLAADFAAYKAQTAKDVDSLRKENGLLKVLLAAVAVLGLVIK
- a CDS encoding histidine phosphatase family protein, coding for MPVTTRVFLVRHGETEWNAAHRFQGHRDIPLSAGGELQAERLSHRLARESLAAVYASDLSRAVATAQAIARPHGVPVVELRELREIDMGEWEGMSFEELQRTRSSDVSRWLEDTTNNPIPGGESYANLMDRVVPKVMELVSAHPDASICVVSHAGPVKMVLCDALGITPDSRHRIRLTNGSLSAVEYCPGKAPRVLLMNDSCHLRALT
- the corA gene encoding magnesium/cobalt transporter CorA; translation: MVRAFLFGGRDGASLPLEDESGIERATRRGEGVLWVDLQAPEEDEFQMLSRVFHFHPLSIEDCRAYSEFPKVDEFSDYLFVVTHYVECAADETCDRLSIGELDIFVGQAFVVTVHTRPAAIVDRCIERFREHPETPAMGPDFLVHALLDELVDAFVPLLDRWDDLLEDTEEALLMGRTGDVLQRLTAIRRSILRARKSFTPTREVVGRLARRDVAFISEQAAWYFRDVSDHALRIHGMLDSARDAVANLFELYMSMSSHRANLVMKRLTIVATVFLPLTFIAGVYGMNFRYMPELEWRYGYLMAWIVMLLVGGGFLVYFRRRGWF
- the rlmN gene encoding 23S rRNA (adenine(2503)-C(2))-methyltransferase RlmN, giving the protein MKGFLPDEMRDFLVEMGEPSYRATQVFSWIHRKGVSSLDEMTNIPLALRRRIGEVARITNLEIISRRLGAEGTVKYLLGLADGNCVEAVRMKYGYGTSACVSTQVGCKMGCAFCASGVGGFVRNLGPGEIVDQVLKMNADFAPAPQEGSRVGWVVLMGTGEPLDNYGASVKALRILNAKEGLNLSFRRMTVSTCGLVPGMRRLAEEGIPVTLSVSLHAPTDDLRDEIMPINKRYPIPELMEAASFYAGRTGRRVTFEYALIRGVNDGPEQASQLAGLLRGMLAHVNLIPLNPVTEKGFQRSSRETTMRFFAILKRARIPVSVRRELGLDIDAACGQLRRRYCR